From Peromyscus maniculatus bairdii isolate BWxNUB_F1_BW_parent chromosome 8, HU_Pman_BW_mat_3.1, whole genome shotgun sequence, a single genomic window includes:
- the Ubald1 gene encoding UBA-like domain-containing protein 1, translating into MSVNMDELKHQVMINQFVLTAGCAADQAKQLLQAAHWQFETALSAFFQETNIPYSHHHQMMCTPANTPATPPNFPDALTMFSRLKASESFHGGGSSGSPMATSATSPPPHFPHATGSFATPGWPTAASPPGGPQHHQPQPPLWTTAPPSPASDWPPLAPQQATSEPRAHPAMEAER; encoded by the exons ATGTCCGTGAACATGGACGAGCTCAAACACCAGGTGATGATCAACCAGTTCGTGCTGACGGCCGGCTGTGCGGCCGACCAGGCGAAGCAGCTGCTGCAGGCGGCCCACTGGCAGTTCGAG ACAGCCCTCAGCGCCTTTTTCCAGGAGACCAACATCCcctacagccaccaccaccagatg ATGTGCACTCCCGCCAACACCCCTGCCACGCCCCCCAACTTCCCTGACGCCCTCACCATGTTCTCCCGTCTCAAGGCCTCTGAAAGCTTCCAcggtggtggcagcagcggcagcCCAATGGCCACGTCGGCCACATCACCCCCACCGCACTTCCCCCACGCCACTGGCAGCTTTGCGACACCCGGCTGGCCAACTGCAGCCTCGCCCCCCGGAGGCCCACAGCACCACCAGCCGCAGCCGCCCCTCTGGACTACGGCACCCCCTTCCCCGGCTTCAGACTGGCCTCCTCTGGCCCCCCAACAGGCCACCTCAGAACCAAGGGCCCACCCTGCCATGGAGGCAGAGAGATAA